A single Heterodontus francisci isolate sHetFra1 chromosome 11, sHetFra1.hap1, whole genome shotgun sequence DNA region contains:
- the LOC137375074 gene encoding extracellular calcium-sensing receptor-like: MIFAIEEINQSATLLGNITLGYRIYDGCASSMIAAKAALALVGGQETNISDYKCVESPKASALVGGGSTQSIAIARIIGSFEIPLVSYLSTCECLSNREEYPTFFRTIPSDSHQSKVLAQLIKRFGWTWIGTIRSDNDYGNFGMQAFVKAVETLGACIAFSESFYRTDPPQKITEIVQVMKASTAKVVVAFVARGDMGVLLKEVVRQNVTGIQWVGSEAWVTAELLSPEESTRFLLGTIGTAIRSSHIVGLRDFFLRVHPSLFPGNILIKEFWEASFKCALKAEDTRLINSTPHLLQCTGNENMLDLPSAYLDVTLDGFSYNVYRAVYTLAHALDNMSSCENGKGPFSNNGCADVLSFQPWQLLHYMHSVNFTTAAGDKVYFDGSGNPVAAYDLVNWQTNKLGAVKITTVGYYDGSAFPGQELVLNEESVIWSGGRRKVPRSVCSESCPLGTRKIGRRGQPVCCFNCTECADGEISNTTDSIDCIKCPLEYWSNQGKDHCIQKEIEFLSFKETLGLILMTIALVGITATITIAVIFFRYRDTPIVKANNSDLSFLLLFALTLCFLCSLTFIGEPSVWSCMLRHTAFGVTFVLCIACVLGKTIVVLTAFSATLPNSNSMKWFGPTQQRLNVFILTAIQGLICCLWLMVSPPTPMKNTQYYREIIILECDVGSVVAFSCVLGYIGFLSCVCFILAFLARNLPDSFNEAKFITFSMLIFCAVWITFIPAYVSSPGKYTVAVEVFAILGSSFGLLLCIFSPKCYTILLKPEENTKKHMMGKATQLQTSLQP; the protein is encoded by the exons ATGATCTTTGCCATAGAAGAAATAAACCAAAGTGCGACATTGCTTGGAAATATTACGTTGGGCTACAGAATCTATGATGGATGTGCCTCATCTATGATTGCAGCGAAGGCAGCCCTAGCTcttgttggtggacaggaaacaaacattTCTGACTACAAATGTGTAGAATCTCCTAAGGCTTCTGCTCTTGTTGGCGGAGGATCCACACAGTCTATAGCAATAGCCCGAATAATTGGCTCTTTTGAAATTCCACTG GTTAGTTATCTTTCTACTTGTGAATGCCTCAGCAACAGGGAAGAATACCCCACCTTTTTCAGGACCATACCTAGTGATTCTCACCAGTCCAAGGTTTTAGCTCAACTCATTAAACGGTTTGGATGGACTTGGATTGGAACCATTAGAAGTGACAACGATTACGGCAACTTTGGAATGCAGGCATTTGTGAAAGCTGTGGAAACACTTGGAGCCTGCATCGCCTTCTCTGAGTCTTTTTACAGAACTGACCCCCCCCAAAAAATAACAGAGATAGTCCAGGTGATGAAAGCATCAACTGCAAAGGTCGTAGTGGCCTTTGTTGCCAGAGGAGACATGGGTGTTCTGCTTAAAGAAGTGGTGCGTCAAAATGTCACTGGGATACAATGGGTAGGAAGTGAAGCCTGGGTTACAGCAGAGTTGCTATCTCCAGAAGAAAGCACCAGATTCCTTCTTGGCACGATAGGGACTGCAATCCGTAGTTCACATATAGTTGGGCTGAGAGACTTTTTTCTCAGGGTTCATCCTTCCTTGTTCCCTGGAAACATTTTGATAAAGGAATTTTGGGAGGCCTCTTTCAAATGTGCTTTAAAGGCAGAAGACACAAGgctgataaattccacaccccatTTACTGCAATGCACAGGCAATGAAAACATGTTAGACCTGCCTAGTGCATATCTAGATGTAACCTTGGATGGATTTTCTTACAATGTATACAGAGCGGTTTATACATTGGCTCATGCACTTGACAACATGTCATCGTGTGAAAATGGAAAGGGTCCATTTTCAAATAATGGATGTGCAGACGTTTTAAGCTTCCAACCATGGCAG CTTCTGCACTACATGCACTCAGTTAATTTCACGACTGCAGCTGGCGACAAAGTCTATTTTGATGGAAGTGGGAATCCAGTCGCTGCATATGACTTGGTAAACTGGCAAACCAACAAGCTGGGTGCTGTTAAAATTACAACAGTGGGTTACTATGATGGATCAGCATTTCCAGGACAGGAGCTTGTACTCAATGAAGAGTCTGTCATTTGGAGTGGAGGCAGGAGAAAG GTTCCCCGATCAGTTTGCTCTGAAAGTTGCCCTTTGGGAACAAGGAAAATAGGCAGAAGAGGGCAACCTGTTTGTTGCTTCAATTGCACGGAGTGTGCTGATGGCGAGATCAGTAACACTACAG ATTCCATAGATTGTATTAAATGCCCCTTGGAATACTGGTCCAATCAGGGAAAAGACCATTGCATCCAAAAGGAAATAGAGTTTCTTTCCTTTAAGGAGACCCTAGGCTTGATATTAATGACTATTGCATTAGTTGGAATCACTGCAACAATTACCATTGCTGTTATTTTCTTTAGGTATCGTGACACTCCAATTGTTAAGGCCAACAACTCAGATCTAAGTTTCCTTCTACTTTTTGCATTAACCCTTTGTTTTCTTTGCTCACTCACATTCATTGGTGAACCCTCAGTCTGGTCTTGTATGTTACGTCACACAGCATTTGGAGTCACTTTTGTTCTCTGTATTGcttgtgttttggggaaaacaaTTGTCGTGCTGACAGCCTTTAGTGCAACTCTTCCCAACAGTAACAGCATGAAATGGTTCGGACCTACCCAGCAACGATTGAATGTCTTCATCCTCACAGCAATTCAGGGATTAATATGCTGTCTCTGGTTAATGGTATCACCTCCCACTCCAATGAAAAACACTCAGTACTACAGGGAGATAATTATTCTAGAATGTGATGTGGGGTCTGTGGTAGCCTTCTCCTGTGTGTTAGGTTACATTGGTTTTCTATCTTGTGTATGTTTTATCCTTGCATTTTTAGCGCGGAATCTCCCAGATAGTTTCAACGAGGCTAAATTTATAACTTTTAGCATGCTGATCTTCTGTGCAGTTTGGATCACCTTCATTCCAGCCTATGTCAGCTCTCCTGGGAAATACACTGTGGCTGTGGAAGTATTTGCTATTTTGGGTTCTAGCTTTGGGCTCCTACTATGTATATTTTCTCCAAAATGTTACACAATATTGCTAAAGCCAGAAGAGAATACGAAGAAACACATGATGGGTAAA gccactcagctccagacctcattacagccttag